GCTAAAAAAATAGAAGCAATGTATGCTGCCACGAGGGAAATACTCCTATATAACAAGCCCCCCTCCCCTCTCCTCTACACCCATCTACCATAGAACTCAGCTCCTCACATTCTACCATACAATCCTCTTCATCCTTCACAAGGAACCGCCATGGGTCTGTCCGTGAAGGTCTTCGTggtcctcctgctgctgctcgtCGCCACGGGTATGTATACATGCCTACCTTTGAAAATATTTGACATAACTGATGATGCATCCTACATACTGCTGCTAAAATTGTGTGAGATGATGACTGATCCGCACGCTTTGTTGATTTTGGCGGTGCAGAGGAGCAGGGGGGATCGGTGCAGGTGGCTCTGGCGAGGGATTGCAAGTCGGATAGCCACAAGTTCCATGGGGCGTGCTTCAGCGACACCAACTGCGCGAACGTCTGCCAGACCGAGGGCTTCACCCGCGGCAAGTGCGACGGCATCCACTGCCACTGCATCAAGGACTGCTAGATGCCTAGATGGCCCTGGCTAGTTTGTTCTCGCGTACTAGATGCATGATTCCATGTGATATTAGCTGAACGATGGTAGATCTATTATATGTCTATGTGTGTATGCGTGCGTTGATCTGCGAGTGCTGGTCCTCGGAGATTGCATGAATGAATAAGGGGAATTGCATCATCTTGTGAGTGAGCTCTGTTCCATGCTTTGTGAGATCATCGATCAATCATTTTTAGAGACTTGCTTCGGTAGACCCCCCTCACAAACCGTATAAAGGGCAACATGGTCATTTGACCATAACGTACACCCATCTTTCGTATGTGACATGTACTGTACGTTGACGTACACAGCCGATCCGCCACACACCCCTCTTCCTGGGCGGCGCATGGAGTAAGATTTGAACACCAGACCTTATGGTTTATTTCCACCTACTATAACCAACTAGGACAACTCACTTGTTATAAATAAATACTTCTTTTACTCTTATTATTGTTTATTTTCTCAGACTACTAATGAGAAAGCTTTGGCTGGTTGGATTTGACTTGAGAACGTGGCTTTCCATAGATAGTTTGCACAAACAAACGGAATTGGCTCCAATTTGTTCCCTAAAACTGTCCAGCGGAAATTAAGTGCGCTCCTAAAATCATGCGAGTATAATTGAGAGTCTGTTTACGTTCAATGAAATTTTGTATGCCATACATGCTACTAAAATCAGACGGATGTTAAATTATCTTCCGCCGGCATCACCTTGTGCTTCCTTTAGTTAATCAAATTGCTTCAAATTTAAAATATGTTCGAACTTAACCAAAAGTTGTTTTGTGTTGGATAAAATTATTTATCTCATCACATCTCGAACGGGGAATTTGCTTGCTTCCGATGCATACCAAATTTTCTTTGAGGCAACACGCGTTTTCAACACAATGAAATCATGTTTCGGTCAATTCGAGAATTTACTCCTGGTGCAACTAAAATATGCTTCTATTTTTTGCAAGGAACTAAAATATGCATCGACTTAACACAAAATGTTATCCATATAATTATTATTTTCGTCCATCATAGCTAAGTTAGAGAATTTGCTTCCATGAGATAGATACATGATTCCAATGTAATATAATATTCTCGTTTCCAATCACAGTAAAAATTGGGCGCTCTAATTGTACATTTTGCTTCCatcatggttcagattttagaaATTTGGGTCACTTCATGGATGTCCAAAAAACACCATGTTCAACGGAGGGTGGTTGGCTAGGACAGAAATCTTCATTTGGGAGCACATTTTTTTGGCATCCATGAAATGACGCCAATATTTATTTCCAGGAGCTTATATGACCAATTAAAGGCACCGTGCCAAGTTGTTTTAGTTTTCGACAAATTTTGCATTTTCTGGAGTTTTCTCGGGCAAAAAAGTTCATAAATGGCCGAACGTGTCACAACTTGCGTACGATTTTGGAAATCGTTCAAATCTGGCCTGGATGCCTACCATGGGCATTCCCACCTACTTGCAAGATTTGGGATCATTTGAAGGATGTACAAACATAGACCATGTCCAACGGAGGGTGTCCGGCTAGGCCAGAAGGCTTCGTCTGAGAGCACGATGTTTCCCGATATCCTTCAAATGACCCCATTTTTTTTCTATGCCTTGTATGACCAATTCAAGGCACCATGCCAAATTATTTTGTTTTTTGACAAATTTTGCATTTCCTGGAGTTTTCCCGGTCAAAAAATGGTCAGACATGTCGCAACTACCATAGCCATGCCCTTGCAAAATTTGGGGTCAATTCAAGAATTTCTAAAACTAAACGATGTTTAACGGAGGGTGTCTAGGTATGCTAGAAGGCTTCATCTGAGAGCATGTTGTTTCTCCACATCCTTGAAATGGCCTTAATTTTTTTCATGACCTTCTATGATCAATTCAAGACATCATGCCAAGTTGTTTTGGTTTTCGATAATTTTTGCATTTTCTGGCGTTTTCTCGGTCAAAAAGGGTCGATAAAATGACAGGACGTGTCACAACTTGCATACTGAGTCGGACATGATTCAAACCTGACATGGATTCCTACCATGGGTATCCCCACCTTCTTGCAAAAGGTTGGTTCATTTCAAGAATATCCAATACTAGACCATGTTTAACATAGGGTGTCCGGATAGGCAGAAGGctccggttttgggaacctttcAGAAGGTTCCGAAATCGCTTTTCTGGCTGGTTTCCCTTTtagtattttattttattttttatttttcttgtttttcATGTTTATTTTTTATCCGCACTGTAAAAAAATTGTTTGTAGTTTTTTAAAATGTTCGTGTTTTCAGTTTTGTTCCTATTTTTCGAAATGTTCTACTTTTCAATGTTTTTCCTTTCTAAAAAATATGTTTGAGATTCCCAAAAAATCACGTTTTCACAAATGTTTTATTTTCTTGAATCACAAATTTGAAAATGTCGCATTTCCCAAAAGTTTttcacaatttcaaaaaatgttgcCATTTTCAATTTTGTTCATTTCCTATTTCCCAAAAACGTTCACATTTTCACAAAATATCTTAGTTTCTTTTAATCACAGATTTTAAATGATTGCGTGTCTAAAAAATCCAAAAAGTAAATGAGATCGGATTTAAAAAAAAAATATCACGGCTTATGGTTCATATAGACCAGGCTACCTTTTTGGACACCAAATCTCATTTAGTATAGTGGCTACCGAAATGGTAGACTTGCGCGAGGTCCCAAGTTTGTTCCCTGTCGCACACTTTGGTTTATCTTAATTTTCTCAGCTCATGTTTTAAGTTTTACCGGGACATTAAGTTTCTTAAACTTTCGCGTTGATAATTGAACACCAAAGGTTTGAAGCAATAGTGACTAGCACAGCGTACTCATCACATAGAGGATGCAGGTTCGAATCCAAACGTCATCCTTTTTTGTAATGAATTTTCTCCCTGCACCAATAAATGGGACGGCCCAGGTGAGCCGCCCTTGCGCAAAACATACCAACAATAGCTTGTATGGTACGCAGGCTATGTATAGGAGGTCTTCATGTAGAAGATGTACTTAAAAAAAAGACCATCCTGCCCTTTATTATGAAGGGGTATGGATAATCTCAGCCATCGATGTGTTTAAGGAGGGTTTACTGAAGCAGAAGTGTAATTTTTATGTGGCGTCCCTCTGATGATTGATGGCCAACAAGATGATGGAAGGAAGACTCCTCCATCGGTTCGGTTCTCGGTGAATTCGATCGATTTGCTTCAGCCTCTCTCAAGCTCCCTCTAGCTTGCGTCAACCCATTTCTTTTGGATGTTCTTGCATCCATCAACCCATCAgtcgtcgtcatcgtcgttgcTGCGATTTTCAAACCGCTGCAACAGCAAAGCTAGAAACGGCATGACCAGGAGTTCGATTCAAgctctatatctatatctatatcta
The Aegilops tauschii subsp. strangulata cultivar AL8/78 chromosome 3, Aet v6.0, whole genome shotgun sequence genome window above contains:
- the LOC109785854 gene encoding defensin Tk-AMP-D3; the protein is MGLSVKVFVVLLLLLVATEEQGGSVQVALARDCKSDSHKFHGACFSDTNCANVCQTEGFTRGKCDGIHCHCIKDC